ACGAGAGATGCAGCAAATGACAACGCTAGACTGTAACCTTTACATCTGGATTGAGCTGTGACTGGAGCTCTTTTAATGACCTTGtcttgtcttcttctgtggtggttTAAAGGCACCTGATTGAAAAATTAGCACCAACTGCTGTTTGTCTCCATCAACCAATGAACTCATTTATATAATGATATTGGATGGGAATGCACATTAATTTGCACTTTCTTTTGCAGATTATTTTAAACTGTGGCTCAGGTTTAGTGACACTGAGGAATGAGGAGAATCTGACCTGAACCCAAACCCAGGATAAAGACGTTCGGTGAATGTGGTGTTGAAGGTGTGGAGGTGGAtcagtgtgtcagaggagacTCTGTAGAAGGACAGAGTGCCAGCAGGACAGTCCACATACACTGCTACTCTACCAGAgaccgaggaggaggaggaggaggaggaggaggaggaggaggaggaggaggaggaggaggaggtttgtttgttgttgtgacagACAAAATAACCACCATCAATGCAGCTCAGACTCCAGGACTGATCACTCCCTCCAAACAAGCCTTCACGtttgtctcctctcctgctgATTCCTCTGTAGGTCACTGATACATCCACCACTcctctccactccacctcccagtaacagCGACCAGTCAAACCATCTCTACACAGCAGCTGAGGCCAGTAGTCAAATCTCTCTGGATGATCAAGATATGGCTCAGCCTCTAACACATTAGACACCTTCCTCTTGTCATTAGACACTCTGAGGTTTTTGTTGACTGTGTTTTCGTCGAGGGTGAGCTCACAGGAATCTGATGGAGAGAACAAGATGCAATACAGCTGCACTTATTTATCCATCTATGACACCAGAGATTTACATGAGTGATGTCACAGGTTTAAGATACATGAATGTGTGCTGCTTGTATTCATGAATCAAATTTAAGACACACTTACACTTCCTCAGACCTGGTTTCAACCACTGGACTCCACTGGGATCCCACCtgaaaggaggaggggggttaGAGCAGCACATTTGCTGTTTTTGCTGGGAACTTGAAGCTTCCCACTTCTGGTCAACATATGTAGTTAGCAGTGAGTAGAAAGTTAATCTGTTAACGCGGCAAGATTAAAAGTGAGGATTTATTATAGTATTTGCaagttgcactggtgctccatggtcacaaatgCAACTATATAGTCCGAAGCactgcagatacaaaaacacatgcTTTGTCTGATCACACTAGCGTTAGGCTCAGTAAGTTTAATTTGCTGCAACACCTTCAAACATACTAGCTGTACCCCAAACTCCCTCCGGAGAGTTGAGCTCCTTGACTATAGTATCTCTATAGTCCTCTTATAGTCTCTAACagtgagcccagccaccccatgaaGGAAAGTCACTTCAGCTGCTTGCATCattcattctttcggtcacgacccaaagctcatgacaaTAGGTAAGAACTGGAAAGCAGACTGATGAATATATTGAAAGCTTTAACGCCCCATTTTAGTCTCTCTCTCATTCATTAAGAAAACCGAAGAAACTTCAACTCCACTATTTGGGTGAGCGAGTGAAAAACAAAGGCTTCTTCCTACCTCAGAGTTTTCATGCTCCAGCGTGGATCCTCCCGTACAGCAGACAGCTTCTTCACCCCCGAGTGTCCTGGATGATTGTAACTCAGGTCCAGCTCTATCAGACGGGAGGATGTGGAGCTCAAAGCTGTAGCCAGATAATCACAGCCTTTCTCTGTGATCAGACAGCCGGACAGcctgcaaacacaaaacaacacacgtCACAGAATTTATTTCCTGCAATAATACAAAacccaatggaaaaatcccattggctttctGACCAGGTAACCAGGATGATGCAAACTTCCAcattggcctacagaaaaacatcatccctggagcaaTGTATACTTACAGCTTCCTGTAACCTTAGTCAAAATAATGTTAGCAACTGCTAACACTAAgtactgcattaaaaacaagtccaaattaatgaaaagtaaaagaaaCAGCAGCCACAGAGAGCTGACTGGCTGAAGAGCTGCAGGTGACAGACTTTTACAACAGCTGGGACGAACATCAAACCTCAAACACGTCACTGAGGTTAGTGACGCCTTCTCAGATGCTAACAGTCTGATACAGCACAGAAATCCCACAGAGGTTGCGCTGTAGAGCCACTACTAAGTCcactgttcttcctctttgagttagccactaactgctacCATCTGCTTTTTGACTCTCCCATGGTGGGTCGCATGTATAACACGTCATGAAAATGCCACAACCGTCCTGCAGGCTGTTCTGTTACACAGGCATTGTTTGGGCGCTGTAACTACCTCCCTTGGCGGCTTAGATGCGAGATCACTCTTTCCACCAATTCCACTATTGTGCCTCATAAACTCAACAGTGAAGTGGGATAACAGCGTGATATTCCCATCTTGAACAGGCAGTGCAAAAGAGGCTGATGTGGCACAAAAGGGCTgtacattgttaaaataaaaagaagaactAAAACCTTTCCTGCTCCGTCACTCAGTTCTTCAGTAATCATCCACAGTGTAGGGATGCTTAAACAAAACAAGGATTAATTGGTGGCTAACAACATCACAGCCGGAGTGCACTTTTATATCACTATCATCCCAGTGGCGACACTGCTCTGAAATTAGAAAGAATTTGTATGTGTTTCAAAACAAATGTTCACTGAATATCTGGCAACATGTGTCTACATTTGGTCAGTTACACACACTTTACTTTGAATCTTAAAATTCCTATCTGCTATTTTGGGTTCCACCAGCAGAAGGAGAacaaaatcatataaaaatgtTCATGGAAAATTATGCACAGGTTCGAAAACTCACTTACGATAACTGGTTTCACAGTAATTTGAGTagagcaaaataaatgagtttatccattaatattaataatagttTAAATGGTCATTAGTTGATGTGGTTGATGAATCCTGACCTGAGAATTTCCAGTGTGCAGTGTCGACTCGCCAGTCCAGTGGACagctgcttcactcctgaatcccaCAGGTCGTTGTTACTCAGGTCCAACTCTCTCAGACTGGAGGACTGAGAGCGGAGAACTGGGGACAGAGCTTCACAGCTTCTCTCCAAGAGGTTACAGCTATTCAGCCTAAAGAGACGATAAGAAACAGGAAGACGCGTAAGATGTATGACACATAAAACTTACTTTACGTGTTTTGAATTGAATTTGATTTAGCCAACAATATATGAAGCAAATGAAACATAGGAACATTGTAGATATTAAGGTTATTCTAAATATGACTGTGCTTGCTCACAGCTACTACTTGATGAAGTGCGAGCAACAGGATGCTGCCTAGGGTTCATTTAACAATCTCAAGGATTTTACGAAAGTCCCATACAGAAGCTTCTGAACCCTGACCTGAGAGTTTCAAGTGTACAGTGTGGACTCCCCAGTCCAGCAGATAGCAGCTCCACTCCTGCATCCTGCAGGTCGTTGTTACTCAGGTCCAGGTGTCTCAGATTAGAGGACTGAGAGCTGAGGACTGAGGACAGATCTTCACAGCTTTTCTTTGAGAGGTCACAGCCACTCATTCTGAAGAGACAAGGAGGGAAAacaaattagttttttttttcttcactttagAAGACAGTAGTGCATTAATTATCATTTCAATGCATTTAAGTCTCTTTCTTACAGAGCTTTGTTGGAGGTTTTCACAActggcagcagcctcagaagAGCTTCCTCTGAAGCTGAGTATTTCTTCAGGTCAAACACGTCCAGATCTTCTTCTGATGACTGTAAGATGAAGACCAGAGCTGACCACTGAGCAGGAGACAGTTTATCTGTGCGGAGACTTCCTGATTCCAGGAACTGCTGGATctcattcaccagagaacaatCCTTCAGTTCATTCAGACAGTGGAACAGATTGATGTATTTCTCTGCAGAGATATTTTCCTCGAACTTCTTCTTGATGTACCGGATTATATCCTGACTGTTCTCCAAGCTACTTCCTGACTGTGTCACAAGGTCTCGTAGGTGCTTCTGATTGGTCTGCAGTGAAAGACCCAGGAGGAAGCGAAGGAACAAGTCGAGGTGTCCATTTGGACTCTGTAAGGCCTTGTCCACAGCACTCTGGTGGAGACACTTCCTTCTATCTTTACTGAATTTCGACCATGAGGTTGTTAGATCTTTGGCCATCAGATTGACTCCAGAGTTGATGAAGGTCAGATGGACATGAAGAGcagccagaaactcctgaacGCTCAGATGGATGAAGCAGAACACCCTTTCctggtacagtcctctctcctctttaaagatctgtgtgaacactcCTGAGTACACCGAGGCTGCTCTGATATCGATGCCACACTCTGTCAGGTCTGATTCATAGAAGATCAGGTTGCCTTTCTGCAGCTGCTCAAAAGCCAATTTTCCCAGAGACTCAAACATCATCCTGCTGTTTTGACTCCAGTGTGGATCTGTCTCAGATCCTCCATCATACTTGATGTTCTTCAGTTTGGACTGAACCACCAGGAAGTGGATGTACATCtcagtcagggtcttgggcagctctcctctctttctgattttaaaaacatcctccagaactgtagcagtgatccagcagaagactgggatgTGGCACATGATGTGGAGGCTTCTGGATGTCTCAATGTGTGAGATGATTCTGCTGGCCTGTTCCTCATTTTTGAATTTCTTCCTGAAGTACTCCTTTTTGTGTGGGTCAGTGaaccctctgacctctgtcaccatgtcaacacagtcaggagggatctgattggctgctgcaggtcgtGTGGTTATCCAGAGGCGAGCAGAGGGAagcagtttccccctgatgaGGTTTACCAGCAGCACATCCACTGAGGTGGACTCTGTAACATCAGTCAGGATTTTAGTGTTGCTGAAGTCCAGAGGAAACCGACACTCATCCAGACCGTCAAGGATGAACACAACCTGGAACTCTTCAAACCTGCAGATTCCTGCTTCTTTGGTTTCAGTGAAGAAGTGATGCACAAGTTCCACCAAGCTgtactttttctctttcagcacaTTCAGCTCTCTGAAGGTGAATGGAAATGTGAACTGTATGTCCTGGTTGGCTTTGTCTTCAGCccagtccagagtgaacttCTGTGTTAAGACTGTTTTCCCAATGCCAGCCACTCCCTTTGTCATCACTGTTCTGATTGGTTCATCTCTTCCAGGTGAGGCTTTAAAGATGTCTTGTTGCCTGATTGTTGTTTCAGGTCTAACTGGTTTCTTGGATGCTGTTTCAATCTGTCTGATCTCATGTTCCACATTGACCTCTGCAGTCCctccctctgtgatgtagagctcTGTGTAGATCTGATTGAGAAGCGTTGGGTTTCCTGCTTTAGCGatcccctcaaacacacaccggAACTTCTTCTGCAGGTTAGATTTGAGATTGCGTTGGCATATTCCAGAACGACTTCctaaataaacacaacaaataagATGGCCAAATAAATCATAATGTAAATATGTCagcatatttgaatatatttagGTCAATCTATCAGGACATTAGTAGACATCCAATTTATCCAAAAATTTGGAGAAATAGTCGTACTGCTCTGCAGACAGTCAGCCAGCTTCTCCTGTTTCATGTTCCTCAGGAAGTTCAGTGTGATCTTCAGAaatgcctctctgctgctcctcccgTCCAGCACCTCatcctccctctcactctctaaGCGTTTTGAGTAATCTGTACTCAGAACTTTCTGGAACATCTTCAGCTCGTTCTTCACATATGTGACGAtgttctcctccagcagctggaaCAGAATATTACAAGAATGATACAACCAAACTAAAATCATGGAACCAAACATCAGATCCACATTGGACAGGCTGACACTCCACTGGTCTGAAAAGTGCAACATGGAGgtgattttaaacatttgtaaaactAGTTGTTGTACATGAACAGACCGTGAATACAGAGTCCAGGGATGTTTGGTGCTGCTGGGCGGACTGACCACTCGGAACCTCGAAGCTCTCCTCGTCCATTCTGTGGAGGAATCATGAAGAATTAGATCGCATTATCTGTCCAcattagggatgtcagtttggGTTAATTTTGCATTCAATGGCCCATTGACACCCATTAACTGGTAACTAACCAGtgaattttaaagaaaactagaattacagccCCACCattgtatgcctccatgcacCTGTCAAGATGCATTTaaaccctgtttccaccaagcagtacagtccggttcagttcagttcggtaccctttttttccgtttccactgtgaaaagctgTGGATAGTACTACTGGAactgttctgtaccgtccccatgtttggtcccccctctgttggggtacctagcgcacagatctggtactaaaaggtcaAAAATGTCAGAGTGCAGCCTTgctctgtggacgataaaccaggtgcagactgatcagggggcggcagtagctcagtccatagggacttgggttgggaaccggacgGTCGCCTGTTAAAGTCCCCgcctggaccaaaatatggaacatggactggtagctggagaggtgccagttcacctcctgagcactgccaaggtgcccctgagcaaggcaccaaaccccccaaccgctcggagcgcctgtcatgggcagcccactctgacatctctccactcagtgcatgtataggtcctgtttgtgtatgggtacgtcccaagtctcttaatttTATACTGCTAAGTCCTAACTTCTTACTTGAACCGGAAGTTGTTCGAGGTCCACCATCTTTAAGGCCGTGTCGtgtctcttattcctgccagtaaggagttagcgttaggagggatctgttaggtgcgatgagtaaggtaacacgagaggttcctaacagaaagtttttttcagcttgaggccctgATGTATAAACAtcgtacgacatctattgcacgtctgtccgtcctggaagagggttccctcctcagttgctcttcctgaggtttctaaagattagtgtcaccaattcaatatctgaccaaatgtcttcacctttgaccaccaaagtcttaTCAgctcactgagtccaagtggacgttcgcaccaaatctgaagaaatttcctcaaagcGTTCTTCAAatatcacgttcatgagaatggcatggatgcaaggtcacattgactTTCAACTAccaaaaatctaatcaattcattgttgcgtccaagtggacatttgcaCCAAATCTTaaagaaactccctcaaggtgttttcgAGATATGGCATTCAAGAGAATGGAATGGACGTACATATGTACGGACAACCCCAAAACATAACACCTCAGCCACAGCTATCGCCAgcgcggaggcataaaaatgcaaaataacattaaatacaaGCGACCTTTCATTTTAGTCCAGAGCTCCATTAACTCAGTAAGTTTAAGCTCTACGTTTCAAAGTGCTATCCATTTAGACTGCATAATAATATCATCTTAATACTGACAGAAACTTACTGGCACTTAAAATTAGTAATAAAATCCACTGACCAGTCACAAATTCAGTTAAACTTGGTTAAAATAAAGCATAATTACAATGTTATAATACAACAATACAACTTTTGTCAGATAAATACCTTGGTTTAAAATTATGAATGATTTCCCTTGACCGGTCACTCTTACAGGACACTAAGCTGGGTTCAGGTTCAGGAGGTTCTTGTCTCAGATGGTtcctgaaacaaaaaaagagataatAATTGAGAATTTTGAATAAACGCCTTCCTGGACAAAatactagggctgtacccaaatattcggatattcgtttctatgggtaggtattcgtatTCGTTTGGTATTtgatattcgtttttttatttacttttttttttttttttaacattttttggtgctaaatgtagtctttttgttgttggtaaatgtaggttatcaataaaaatcaaaacttttaaactgcattgttaaaaatgtgaaaatatagtatcgcctaccagctgagcttgtgcgcacggcacgcttgagcgcatccgtctgaggctgtggatcaatgccaacttttaccactttatcactattccctctaacttgtagctgtttttttcgttatcttttgaatttaatatgaattatggaaccgtttttgtcaacgtttgtttctcCCGTTttatacaataaattattgtttaaagtttcaacaagtttcttttggagtgcgtgacacaagtgtgttttgaaaacgaccgcagactgtcacctgctcaacgcatcagtacctttggatgccatgacagtaatagccaataatgtcaaaatatcatttacagactgatttaacagacgatcactgctgcccgacccgcaggtccatttgcgggtcccgcgggttacgggtcgacccgtgcatcactactcagctcagtctataaggctgtacacaacagtaacgctatagacattatattctattcaggccggcagaaccagcagcgcatcggctctacagtgcacggcactgctgattaaccattttattgcagcacagagtgtctgccagcaaccaattactggcagaggcttcctacaacttgtttcaacggttctgatttaatcagaagacaaattaaacaggatgactagccaatgtgaaaatcaaaagaaagcatagaataatgtactgaaggagactgttctgccatcacatttttttttgcaaagatCCTGTGCAAAACAATACAATTAGGTCTGAAAAAACCCTGGAGTCcgcctcccccctccccctccccaccCCTCCGATGGTTCCTAAACAACATTGATAAAGCTCACATGTTCAGTTAAACTCTCTGTGGTTAACATACTGCACACTTGCAAAGCTTTAATACAACAACATACTTCTTGTCAGATAAATACCTTTGTTTAAAATCAAGAATGTAATCCCTTGACCAGTCACTCTTACAGGACACTAAGCTGGGTTCAGGTTCAGGAGGTCTCTGATGGttcctgaaacaaaaaaaaaaaacgatatTAAATGAGAATTTTGAATAAACGCCTTCCTGGACAAAATACAgatgtaaaatatgtaaaatgttttccaaacaCAAATTGAACACTTCTATCTATACACTGAAATTGATAATGCACAGTAGGCTACGGCAGGATCCAGATGTGACCATCAATGGCGACCTCCTATAATGTAGTGtataatgacatgacaacacacaacaacctctgggggatgttttttttctggtggcacACTGGCAGAAGTGGAGCGGTGTGGATcagtgtgaatgaatgaaaaatgaaaacaataaacaatgtaTTTCGGATGGTAATGTGTTACGTGACACTGTttatgtaataatattatatgtTGGTACTGCTTTAAattactttgttactgctaTAAAGTTACATATTACTGTAAGGCTTTACTTTTGTGACACATTACTCCCTGCACTGGTCTCCGATGGTTCCTAAACAGCTTTGAAGATTTAATGAAAAAGGTCACATATTCAGTTAAACTCTCTGTGGTTAACATACTGCACAACTGCAAAGTTTAAATGCAACAACATACTTTCTGTCAGATAAATACCTTGGTTTAAAATTATGGATGATTTCCCTTGACCGGTCACTCTTACAGGACACTAAGCtgggttcaggttcaggttcaggttcaggttcaggagGTTCATGTCTCAAATGATTCCTGGAACAAAGACAGCATGGATAACTTAATCAAAGGTCACATATTCAGTTAAACTGTGGCTGAAATAAAGCATCATTTACAATGTTATCATACAACAATATACGTTTTGTCAGATAAATACCTTAGTTcagtaataagttacttattacactacttttgtgttactttgacctcagaagaactaatgttgactttaaatggatgagggttgTTTCACAggagctccagtttattacagttcattacaAATCCCGTGCTGCAGGTCTGattcattcatgtgttcacatacagtggttagcactttGGATTAAAATCCCTGCTGATATTAATAATAGTGGGGTGATGTAGAGCAATTAAACAGCCAAGACCTTTTTCAAATAAATGGACATCCTTGGACACAGcgagggtcaggcagaggatcaaagtcttATCGTTATCAGATAtagataaatatttgtgggcctatgatatgaaacagattatatatatatatatattataattgaGGTTAatacaacaaacagaatggcgTGCGAGTCAGTCACTATGACGAGCACTAATTAATACACCAGAGCTAGAAGACACACCTGCCGGTTCCCGTCGTGCTGGTCAGCTACAACACCGCAGAGCGAGTTATGCATAAGAACGAGACTGTGTGCTAATGTTGCCCTGCAGTTGTAGGAGACTGAATGGAAACACGTCCAACATAACATCACCCAGACATCAGGACGATGAGAAACAAACCTgaggccagctccttatccACGCTACTTTCTAGCAGCCTTAGGATGCAAAATCAGAACAGGATATGTTGTAGATGTTGCATGTGCATTAATGGAAAGACACTGAAATTGATAATGCACAGTAGGCTACGGCAGGATCCAGATGTGACCATCACTGGCGACCTCCTATGATGTAGCGtataatgacatgacaacacacaacaacctttTCTGGTGGcagtgtgaatgaatgaaaaatgaaaaaaaataaaaaatgtatttcagatGGTAACGTGTTACGTGACACTGTTTATGTAACAATATTACCCCAAATCCTGTTGGCAAGGCGCTACATTACTTCATACTGCTAAAATGTAATAGATTACCCCCAACACTGGTCTCCGATGGTTCCTAAACAACATTGATAAAGCTCACATGTTCAGTTAAACTCTCTGTGGTTAACATACTGCACACTTGCAAAGCTTTAATACAACAACATACTTCTTGTCAGATAAATACCTTTGTTTAAAATCAAGAATGTAATCCCTTGACCAGTCACTCTTATAGGACACTAAGCTGGGTTCAGGTTCAGGAGGTCTCTGATGGttcctgaaacaaaaaaaaaaaacgatatTAAATGAGAATTTTGAATAAACGCCTTCCTGGACAAAATACAGATGTAAAATACGtaaaatgttttccaaacaCAAATTGAACACTTCTATCTATACACTGAAATTGATAATGCACAGTAGGCTACGGCAGGATCCAGATGTGACCATCAATGGCGACCTCCTATAATGTAGCGtataatgacatgacaacacacaacaacctttgggggatgttttttttctggtggcacACTGGCAGAAGTGGAGCGGTGTGGATcagtgtgaatgaatgaaaaatgaaaacaataaacaatgtaTTTCGGATGGTAATGTGTTACGTGACTGTttatgtaataatattatatgtTGGTACTGCTTTAAattactttgttactgctaTAAAGTTACATATTACTGTAAAGCTTTACTTTTGTGACACATTACTCCCTGCACTGGTCTCCGATGGTTCCTAAACAGCTTTGAAGATTTAATGAAAAAGGTCACATATTCAGTTAAACTCTCTGTGGTTAACATACTGCACAACTGCAAAGTTTAAATGCAACAACATACTTTCTGTCAGATAAATACCTTGGTTTAAAATTATGGATGATTTCCCTTGACCGGTCACTCTTACAGGACACTAAGCtgggttcaggttcaggttcaggttcaggagGTTCATGTCTCAAATGATTCCTGGAACAAAGACAGCATGGATAACTTAATCAAAGGTCACATATTCAGTTAAACTGTGGCTGAAATAAAGCATCATTTACAATGTTATCATACAACAATATACGTTTTGTCAGATAAATACCTTAGTTcagtaataagttacttattacactacttttgtgttactttgacctcagaagaactaatgttgactttaaatggatgagggttgTTTCACAggagctccagtttattacagttcattacaAATCCCGTGCTGCAGGTCTGattcattcatgtgttcacatacagtggttagcactttGGATTAAAATCCCTGCTGATATTAATAATAGTGGGGTGATGTAGAGCAATTAAACAGCCAAGACCTTTTTCAAATAAATGGACATCCTTGGACACAGcgagggtcaggcagaggatcaaagtcttATCGTTATCAGATAtagataaatatttgtgggcctatgatatgaaacagattatatat
This region of Epinephelus fuscoguttatus linkage group LG9, E.fuscoguttatus.final_Chr_v1 genomic DNA includes:
- the LOC125894786 gene encoding NLR family CARD domain-containing protein 3-like isoform X8, producing the protein MDPYEEPEEGVPSAETILCGKLDSQTKAQGNHLRPPEPEPSLVSYKSDWSRDYILDFKQRNHQRPPEPEPSLVSYKSDWSRDYILDFKQRNHLRHEPPEPEPEPEPEPSLVSCKSDRSREIIHNFKPRNHQRPPEPEPSLVSCKSDWSRDYILDFKQRNHLRQEPPEPEPSLVSCKSDRSREIIHNFKPRMDEESFEVPSGQSAQQHQTSLDSVFTLLEENIVTYVKNELKMFQKVLSTDYSKRLESEREDEVLDGRSSREAFLKITLNFLRNMKQEKLADCLQSRSRSGICQRNLKSNLQKKFRCVFEGIAKAGNPTLLNQIYTELYITEGGTAEVNVEHEIRQIETASKKPVRPETTIRQQDIFKASPGRDEPIRTVMTKGVAGIGKTVLTQKFTLDWAEDKANQDIQFTFPFTFRELNVLKEKKYSLVELVHHFFTETKEAGICRFEEFQVVFILDGLDECRFPLDFSNTKILTDVTESTSVDVLLVNLIRGKLLPSARLWITTRPAAANQIPPDCVDMVTEVRGFTDPHKKEYFRKKFKNEEQASRIISHIETSRSLHIMCHIPVFCWITATVLEDVFKIRKRGELPKTLTEMYIHFLVVQSKLKNIKYDGGSETDPHWSQNSRMMFESLGKLAFEQLQKGNLIFYESDLTECGIDIRAASVYSGVFTQIFKEERGLYQERVFCFIHLSVQEFLAALHVHLTFINSGVNLMAKDLTTSWSKFSKDRRKCLHQSAVDKALQSPNGHLDLFLRFLLGLSLQTNQKHLRDLVTQSGSSLENSQDIIRYIKKKFEENISAEKYINLFHCLNELKDCSLVNEIQQFLESGSLRTDKLSPAQWSALVFILQSSEEDLDVFDLKKYSASEEALLRLLPVVKTSNKALMSGCDLSKKSCEDLSSVLSSQSSNLRHLDLSNNDLQDAGVELLSAGLGSPHCTLETLRLNSCNLLERSCEALSPVLRSQSSSLRELDLSNNDLWDSGVKQLSTGLASRHCTLEILRLSGCLITEKGCDYLATALSSTSSRLIELDLSYNHPGHSGVKKLSAVREDPRWSMKTLRWDPSGVQWLKPGLRKYSCELTLDENTVNKNLRVSNDKRKVSNVLEAEPYLDHPERFDYWPQLLCRDGLTGRCYWEVEWRGVVDVSVTYRGISRRGDKREGLFGGSDQSWSLSCIDGGYFVCHNNKQTSSSSSSSSSSSSSSSSSSSVSGRVAVYVDCPAGTLSFYRVSSDTLIHLHTFNTTFTERLYPGFGFRSDSPHSSVSLNLSHSLK
- the LOC125894786 gene encoding NLR family CARD domain-containing protein 3-like isoform X10; amino-acid sequence: MDPYEEPEEGVPSAETILCGKLDSQTKAQGNHLRPPEPEPSLVSYKSDWSRDYILDFKQRNHQRPPEPEPSLVSCKSDWSRDYILDFKQRNHLRHEPPEPEPEPEPEPSLVSCKSDRSREIIHNFKPRNHQRPPEPEPSLVSCKSDWSRDYILDFKQRNHLRQEPPEPEPSLVSCKSDRSREIIHNFKPRMDEESFEVPSGQSAQQHQTSLDSVFTLLEENIVTYVKNELKMFQKVLSTDYSKRLESEREDEVLDGRSSREAFLKITLNFLRNMKQEKLADCLQSRSRSGICQRNLKSNLQKKFRCVFEGIAKAGNPTLLNQIYTELYITEGGTAEVNVEHEIRQIETASKKPVRPETTIRQQDIFKASPGRDEPIRTVMTKGVAGIGKTVLTQKFTLDWAEDKANQDIQFTFPFTFRELNVLKEKKYSLVELVHHFFTETKEAGICRFEEFQVVFILDGLDECRFPLDFSNTKILTDVTESTSVDVLLVNLIRGKLLPSARLWITTRPAAANQIPPDCVDMVTEVRGFTDPHKKEYFRKKFKNEEQASRIISHIETSRSLHIMCHIPVFCWITATVLEDVFKIRKRGELPKTLTEMYIHFLVVQSKLKNIKYDGGSETDPHWSQNSRMMFESLGKLAFEQLQKGNLIFYESDLTECGIDIRAASVYSGVFTQIFKEERGLYQERVFCFIHLSVQEFLAALHVHLTFINSGVNLMAKDLTTSWSKFSKDRRKCLHQSAVDKALQSPNGHLDLFLRFLLGLSLQTNQKHLRDLVTQSGSSLENSQDIIRYIKKKFEENISAEKYINLFHCLNELKDCSLVNEIQQFLESGSLRTDKLSPAQWSALVFILQSSEEDLDVFDLKKYSASEEALLRLLPVVKTSNKALMSGCDLSKKSCEDLSSVLSSQSSNLRHLDLSNNDLQDAGVELLSAGLGSPHCTLETLRLNSCNLLERSCEALSPVLRSQSSSLRELDLSNNDLWDSGVKQLSTGLASRHCTLEILRLSGCLITEKGCDYLATALSSTSSRLIELDLSYNHPGHSGVKKLSAVREDPRWSMKTLRWDPSGVQWLKPGLRKYSCELTLDENTVNKNLRVSNDKRKVSNVLEAEPYLDHPERFDYWPQLLCRDGLTGRCYWEVEWRGVVDVSVTYRGISRRGDKREGLFGGSDQSWSLSCIDGGYFVCHNNKQTSSSSSSSSSSSSSSSSSSSVSGRVAVYVDCPAGTLSFYRVSSDTLIHLHTFNTTFTERLYPGFGFRSDSPHSSVSLNLSHSLK